The Acidobacteriaceae bacterium nucleotide sequence TCGCTGATGCTGTCACGCTGACGCTGCTCGTCTTCGTTCAGCAGATGGCGTGGCCAGGCGTAGTCGAAGACGAGCTCTGTGCCGGGGGCGCATTGTGCCAGCGCACGCATCGTCGTTCGAAAGGCTTCTGACGTGAGGTAAGGCACGACGCCAAGCCAGGCGATGACTGTGGGGGTATCCCAGCGAAAACCTGCGGCGGTCAGTTGATCCACAAGCGAGTCCCGTTCGAAGTCGACGGGGACGAAGTGCATCGAGGGCGGGATCGTGATGTCCGCGTTCGCAAGGCACTCCTGCTTCCAGGCTTGCGTAGCCGGGTGGTCGACTTCGAAGACCTGCACGTCGCTGTAGGGGTTGCGGTAGGCGAAGGTGTCGAGCCCAGCGCCGAGGACGAGGTACTGCGCGGCCAATCCCTGCGAGGCGGGACCCTGCAAGACGGAGCCCTGCTCGTGGCGCGCGGCCAGCGTGTCCTCCGCGAAGCGGGCGCGGGTGACCATCCAGGCGCGGAGGGCGGCGGAGAAAGGGCGCTTGCGGCTCTTCGGTGTGCGGGAGAGCTCTTCCCACTGCCCTGCAGGCAGGATTTTGACCGCGAG carries:
- a CDS encoding SAM-dependent methyltransferase, translated to MIHAQPSRTALRVALRRASHQLFDAEPLVFRDPLAVKILPAGQWEELSRTPKSRKRPFSAALRAWMVTRARFAEDTLAARHEQGSVLQGPASQGLAAQYLVLGAGLDTFAYRNPYSDVQVFEVDHPATQAWKQECLANADITIPPSMHFVPVDFERDSLVDQLTAAGFRWDTPTVIAWLGVVPYLTSEAFRTTMRALAQCAPGTELVFDYAWPRHLLNEDEQRQRDSISERVAQVGEPFQLFFSEQELANEVAACGWKLCEALGSSDLNARYLSDRSDDLVLRGDSARLARVEHA